The sequence below is a genomic window from Ignavibacteriales bacterium.
AACTAGCATATAAGAATTTTATAATAGAGGTCATTTATCTCCACTTTTATATAATTTAATCATAGATCCAATTCCGCCAATAATTAAACCTGCTGGACAAAGAAAAATTGCTGATATAAAAGAATACCCCTATCACTTCAAGAAATGTTCCCTTACCTACGGCTTCAAAAACATTATGTAAAACTACACTAACAACAAAACCCACCAATGAAGAAACGAGTAGTATGACATAAGGCTTTGACTTTACCCAATTATGTGTAAATGCAAGAATAAAAAGCACGCTACTTAAAAAGCAAGTAGAATGCCCGGCAGATTATCGGGTATACTGACAATGAATGCGGCTGCCAGTGATATTACACCCAATAAAAATAAATATAAGTTTTTCTTTGTTTGAATATTGAATACATATTATCCTTCTTTCCATTAATATTTATTTCTTACTTCAGTAAAATCATTTTTCTTGTTTGCACAAAATCTCCAGCTTGCAACCAGTAGAAATAAACTCCACTTGGAAGGTTTACTGCATTCCAGGTTAAATCATAAGTGCCAACTGTTTTTTCTTCGTTACCTAGTGATTCTATTTCATTACCAAGAATGTCCAAACACTTTAATTATAACATAGGATAATTGCGGAATTGAGTATTTTATTTTGTTGAAGGGTTAAGGGGATTGGGGTAATTTTGTTCGAGTATGAATTCTGTTGGCAGAGTTGTTTCTTGTTCAACTGAAACGGGTTCGAATAGTGATGTTGCAAGA
It includes:
- a CDS encoding T9SS type A sorting domain-containing protein; protein product: MDILGNEIESLGNEEKTVGTYDLTWNAVNLPSGVYFYWLQAGDFVQTRKMILLK